One Candidatus Nitrososphaera evergladensis SR1 genomic window carries:
- a CDS encoding V0D/AC39 family V-type ATPase subunit, producing MANKVSIPSKIFGTVLAHSMRGKMLSRTELQTLAESRDIEELVTRMKNTIYLDALAKLTKPYTAEKVEGALREHLVNTHAKMVTLSSGAGVLNAYFVKYITWNLKIILKGKALGRTYEELLPKINLRAEELVGRRDLVVKALVAKDFDEAVASLQGSEFGEDARKAAVVYKEKGDVRAFDTFLDHAFYKSLDKSMFGESPLQDVQKLVTVDIDAYNVLAVLRAKYWGLSAQETSDLVAITTTKISRDTLQKMINVEKIQEAIGELSNTAYRDLIPKSAENDIDAIMQLEEGFERVSVRRIMASYRTVFTLGNMLATLKLMMLEIRNLAAIAAGVEQKIPADRIMANLAKTTVQ from the coding sequence ATGGCTAACAAGGTCAGCATTCCAAGCAAGATCTTTGGCACCGTCCTTGCCCACAGCATGAGGGGCAAGATGCTTTCAAGGACCGAGCTCCAGACCCTTGCAGAGTCAAGGGACATTGAGGAGCTCGTAACTAGGATGAAGAACACGATATACCTTGACGCGCTGGCAAAGCTGACCAAGCCGTACACCGCTGAAAAGGTGGAAGGCGCGCTGCGCGAGCACCTTGTAAACACGCACGCCAAGATGGTCACGCTTTCAAGCGGCGCTGGAGTGCTCAACGCATATTTCGTTAAATACATCACGTGGAACCTGAAGATTATCCTGAAAGGCAAGGCGCTTGGCAGGACGTACGAAGAGCTGTTGCCAAAAATCAACCTGCGAGCCGAAGAGCTCGTGGGAAGGCGCGACCTCGTAGTCAAGGCGCTTGTCGCAAAGGACTTTGACGAGGCCGTGGCGTCGCTTCAGGGAAGCGAGTTTGGAGAAGACGCAAGAAAGGCGGCGGTCGTGTACAAGGAGAAGGGCGACGTGAGGGCGTTTGACACCTTCCTTGACCACGCATTCTACAAGTCGCTTGACAAGTCGATGTTCGGCGAGTCGCCCCTGCAGGACGTCCAGAAGCTTGTCACGGTCGACATTGACGCTTACAACGTGCTTGCCGTCCTGAGGGCCAAGTACTGGGGCCTGTCGGCGCAGGAGACAAGCGACCTTGTCGCCATCACGACGACCAAGATAAGCAGGGACACGCTCCAAAAGATGATAAACGTGGAAAAAATCCAGGAGGCAATCGGCGAGCTATCAAACACTGCCTACCGCGACCTGATACCCAAGAGCGCTGAAAACGACATTGACGCGATAATGCAGCTGGAGGAAGGCTTTGAGCGCGTCTCTGTAAGGAGGATAATGGCGTCGTACAGGACGGTGTTTACTCTTGGCAACATGCTTGCGACGCTAAAGCTGATGATGCTAGAGATTCGAAACCTTGCAGCTATTGCCGCCGGCGTCGAGCAAAAGATACCCGCCGACAGGATAATGGCCAACCTGGCCAAGACTACTGTACAGTAG
- a CDS encoding zinc ribbon domain-containing protein, whose translation MSDPSSTTSRCQSCGIPLGDGFYGTDGNGSATKEYCKFCFQAGAFTMPDLTVEDMIKRSVDFMTKNLGIPAQKAEEMSRAVISGLKRWM comes from the coding sequence ATGTCCGATCCTTCTTCTACTACAAGTAGATGCCAGAGCTGCGGCATACCCCTTGGCGACGGGTTTTACGGCACAGACGGCAACGGCAGTGCAACAAAAGAGTACTGCAAGTTCTGCTTCCAGGCCGGCGCGTTTACGATGCCGGACTTGACTGTTGAGGACATGATAAAAAGATCAGTCGACTTTATGACAAAGAACCTTGGCATCCCTGCGCAAAAGGCCGAAGAGATGTCCCGCGCAGTTATATCGGGATTGAAAAGATGGATGTGA
- a CDS encoding V-type ATP synthase subunit I: protein MGLAKLKKATVILPRMETQAAVSKLAELEWFHPIPSSSASEHLNPYYDDLLLKAQKLYQEIDEVIKALGIPAEAGVLATMFRGAPKGKTDYHIDNIQGFIADLEDRAAKELEGARKIIDERNRTQKSLEEYSNLKALTENASSLSMDLTRLGTLSKFYAGIYVIDSTDEAEIRKSLEDLAVYSTNLGEKKTALTIVGSAEDSERIAKVMRSFGINPLQIPANMPQNPNVAFSEASAKVKELEARMEQLDKEVVKLKESIITKVLSLREAAGMAKDVLETTRKPGGTKNFAVIEGYIPAEMEGKFKKLAGDDYVSVVEETGVTIDLQDAGKPTMPTLLSNKGYSKNFELITETQGLPRYGETDPTKIISFVWPIFYGLMFADFGHGILLFGLGMLFRIRGNGRLKMWGTLVAASGLAATVGGLGTGEMFGFHFSELAVLSGLASALPFIGLLSVAELTFDQVVKILAVSVAIGIGHLLLAFGLRLRADWRLGNKLMVYTHDIPAIIQYLAVVSLILTAIGAQYDIIGMFLSNKTYGPIPWISDVFPWVTVGMVARAAPPVIFACIAITIIGGMKEEKHLKAEGKESPHGGMVGIVVETVMVRTIEMLANTISYSRIGIMLLVHSALLVTVNNSFEHGGGLAILIGGNIGIMMIEGLIVYIQTIRLHLYEWFPKWYKSDGVTFKKLVPNMLYSNLVWKEDGSGKKKQ, encoded by the coding sequence ATGGGGTTAGCCAAGCTGAAAAAGGCAACCGTGATCCTGCCTAGGATGGAAACACAAGCTGCCGTCAGCAAGCTGGCCGAGCTTGAATGGTTCCACCCAATACCGAGCTCTTCTGCTTCTGAGCACCTTAACCCGTACTACGACGACCTTTTGCTAAAGGCGCAAAAGCTCTACCAGGAGATCGACGAGGTGATAAAGGCACTGGGCATCCCTGCGGAGGCCGGCGTCCTGGCAACGATGTTCAGGGGCGCGCCAAAGGGCAAGACCGACTACCACATCGACAACATCCAGGGCTTTATCGCCGACCTTGAGGACAGGGCCGCAAAGGAGCTGGAGGGCGCAAGAAAGATAATAGACGAGCGCAACAGGACGCAAAAGTCGCTTGAGGAATATTCAAACCTGAAGGCGCTCACCGAGAACGCGTCAAGCCTCAGCATGGACCTGACGCGCCTTGGCACCCTTTCCAAATTCTACGCCGGCATTTACGTCATCGATTCAACCGACGAGGCCGAGATAAGAAAGAGCCTTGAAGACCTTGCGGTATACTCTACAAACCTGGGCGAGAAAAAGACCGCCCTCACAATAGTAGGATCCGCAGAAGATTCCGAGAGGATAGCAAAGGTGATGCGCAGCTTTGGCATCAACCCGCTCCAGATACCGGCAAACATGCCGCAGAACCCAAACGTCGCGTTTTCTGAAGCCAGCGCCAAGGTCAAGGAGCTTGAAGCCAGAATGGAGCAGCTGGACAAGGAGGTAGTGAAACTAAAAGAGTCCATAATCACAAAGGTGCTTTCGCTTCGCGAGGCCGCCGGCATGGCAAAGGACGTTCTTGAAACGACCCGAAAGCCGGGCGGGACGAAAAACTTTGCAGTAATAGAGGGCTATATCCCGGCAGAGATGGAAGGCAAGTTCAAGAAACTTGCCGGCGACGACTATGTCTCTGTGGTCGAGGAAACGGGCGTGACTATTGACCTCCAAGATGCCGGCAAGCCCACGATGCCGACTCTGCTTTCCAACAAGGGATATTCCAAGAATTTCGAATTAATCACCGAGACGCAGGGCCTGCCAAGGTACGGCGAGACGGACCCTACCAAGATAATCTCTTTTGTCTGGCCGATATTTTACGGCCTGATGTTTGCAGACTTTGGCCACGGCATACTGCTCTTTGGCCTCGGCATGTTGTTTCGGATACGCGGAAACGGCAGGCTAAAGATGTGGGGAACGCTGGTGGCCGCAAGCGGCCTTGCGGCAACCGTTGGAGGCCTTGGGACAGGCGAAATGTTTGGGTTCCACTTCAGCGAGCTTGCGGTGCTTAGCGGCCTTGCCAGCGCGCTCCCGTTCATCGGCCTGCTGTCCGTGGCAGAACTGACGTTTGATCAGGTGGTAAAGATACTTGCCGTGTCGGTAGCCATAGGAATAGGGCACCTGCTGCTGGCGTTCGGCCTGCGCTTGAGGGCAGACTGGCGCCTTGGCAACAAGCTGATGGTATACACGCACGACATCCCTGCAATCATCCAGTACCTTGCGGTAGTCTCGCTCATACTGACTGCCATCGGGGCCCAGTACGACATCATTGGCATGTTCCTGTCAAACAAGACGTACGGCCCAATCCCATGGATAAGCGACGTCTTTCCCTGGGTGACGGTGGGCATGGTGGCAAGAGCCGCTCCGCCTGTCATCTTTGCGTGCATCGCAATCACCATCATCGGTGGCATGAAGGAAGAAAAGCACCTGAAGGCAGAAGGCAAAGAGTCGCCGCACGGAGGCATGGTCGGCATCGTGGTCGAGACCGTGATGGTAAGGACCATCGAGATGCTTGCCAACACAATATCGTACTCCCGTATCGGCATCATGCTCCTTGTGCACTCGGCGCTCCTTGTCACCGTGAACAACTCGTTTGAGCACGGAGGCGGGCTTGCCATCCTGATTGGCGGCAACATTGGCATCATGATGATCGAAGGCCTGATAGTGTACATCCAGACCATCAGGTTGCACCTGTACGAGTGGTTCCCGAAGTGGTACAAGTCGGACGGCGTCACCTTCAAGAAGCTCGTGCCAAACATGCTCTACTCCAACCTAGTATGGAAAGAAGACGGCAGCGGCAAGAAGAAGCAATAA
- a CDS encoding ATP synthase subunit C: MMQLKVRGALSLLTILAAVVFAGIAFASPAAYAQEAGGAAAATSSSAFKFLAAGIAFGLAALGAGFGLGFVGAAGLAAISENPKMQSSVFIIVGMVESIAIYGIVMMFIILGQ; this comes from the coding sequence TTTGACAATTCTCGCGGCAGTTGTGTTTGCAGGCATTGCGTTTGCAAGCCCGGCTGCCTATGCACAGGAAGCAGGTGGAGCCGCTGCAGCCACGAGTTCTAGCGCGTTCAAGTTCCTCGCTGCGGGTATAGCATTCGGTCTGGCAGCGCTTGGCGCTGGCTTTGGTCTTGGCTTTGTGGGCGCGGCAGGTCTTGCGGCCATCAGCGAGAACCCAAAGATGCAGTCCAGCGTGTTCATTATCGTGGGTATGGTCGAGTCAATCGCCATCTACGGTATAGTCATGATGTTCATTATCCTCGGCCAGTAA